A part of Candidatus Sericytochromatia bacterium genomic DNA contains:
- a CDS encoding DUF5335 family protein, with translation MMSTHAVPPARWQEFLCSLGNHRLNQPVSIQVSGGELGSQALAEHLPLVGLSLEQKGSESGAIEVTLAGGSGPFTHLVLEPQSVWAQEDAAGRVHALDIEDKAKVKTLIFFEEPAREPSLESPPTSEVD, from the coding sequence ATGATGAGCACCCACGCGGTTCCTCCGGCCCGCTGGCAGGAGTTCCTCTGCTCGCTCGGTAATCATCGGCTCAATCAACCGGTCAGTATTCAGGTGTCTGGAGGAGAACTCGGCAGCCAAGCACTGGCGGAACACCTGCCACTGGTGGGGCTGTCTCTGGAACAAAAGGGCTCGGAGTCAGGCGCCATCGAGGTCACCCTGGCGGGTGGAAGTGGCCCCTTCACCCACCTCGTGCTGGAACCCCAAAGCGTGTGGGCCCAGGAAGACGCTGCCGGACGCGTTCACGCACTGGACATCGAAGACAAGGCCAAGGTCAAGACTCTGATCTTCTTCGAGGAGCCCGCCCGGGAGCCCTCCCTGGAAAGCCCTCCCACCAGCGAGGTCGATTGA
- a CDS encoding DUF2237 domain-containing protein, protein MGPSAQFNVYGEQLKSCSTTPLTGFTRNGCCEVTGDDVGFHAVCAVMTDDFLTFSQAMGNDLSTPRPEWGFPGLKAGDRWCLCAPRWQEAFEAGKAPYVLLESTHVAALEFCRLEDLKPFAIDAR, encoded by the coding sequence CTGGGACCGTCCGCGCAGTTCAACGTGTATGGTGAGCAACTCAAGTCCTGCAGCACGACTCCCTTGACCGGTTTCACCCGCAATGGCTGTTGTGAGGTCACGGGCGACGACGTCGGCTTTCATGCGGTTTGCGCCGTCATGACGGATGACTTCCTGACCTTTAGCCAAGCCATGGGCAACGATCTGTCGACCCCGCGCCCAGAATGGGGTTTTCCCGGCCTCAAGGCCGGCGATCGCTGGTGTTTGTGCGCGCCACGCTGGCAAGAGGCCTTTGAGGCCGGCAAAGCCCCCTACGTCCTGCTGGAATCTACTCACGTGGCGGCCTTGGAGTTTTGCCGTCTGGAGGACCTGAAGCCATTCGCCATTGACGCCCGCTGA
- a CDS encoding DEAD/DEAH box helicase, giving the protein MTTTLPFTSWELRPELLAGLEAQGLQTPTPVQSEAFPAVLSGRDLLVQSRTGTGKTYAFALPILQRLPVTERPRVDALIVLPTRELALQVATSITKLARPMGVEVAAVYGGGSYRDQLRAIAHGARIVVGTPGRLVDHLERERLDLSSCRTLVLDEADEMLDLGFAEELERIFSALPADRQSLLFSATLAPEIRALATKTLREPQEIRLSQGGKSAPEIQHVAYECFAEAKTDALVNVLHVDQPALAIVFCHTKLETEQIAERLREEGFSAGFLNGDLPQEARSRTLNQFRRGLIDLLVATDVAARGIDVKGVSHVYNLGVPRDPESYIHRVGRTGRAGASGEAVTFVPPRDAARFRRMLINAGVEIKTKPVPQPSDVRTKLRERFHEQLTARIATGPDPDYLALASELLGYIEPADLVAALLAGNEDARATLSAGNDIVVPRRPSPVAAASGPARAKPSPRGAKGDRPGEAAPARGARGGETPKGQAGTDRPSKGEVRAFVPDGEEGPKRPLRRLSEHHEPGFTRLWLNQGKSHGLTRGALVKLVCGVGNVQGAAIGAIAIHPHFAFFDVRDADARRVSTQLNGMNYRGRALKANVVE; this is encoded by the coding sequence ATGACCACCACCCTTCCCTTCACGTCCTGGGAACTCCGCCCGGAATTGCTGGCAGGACTGGAAGCCCAGGGCCTCCAGACGCCCACCCCCGTCCAGTCTGAGGCCTTTCCAGCCGTGCTGTCGGGCCGCGATCTGCTGGTGCAGTCCCGCACGGGCACCGGCAAGACCTATGCCTTTGCCCTGCCGATCCTCCAGCGCCTCCCGGTCACCGAGCGTCCCCGCGTGGACGCCCTGATCGTGTTACCGACGCGAGAACTGGCCCTTCAGGTGGCCACCTCGATCACCAAGCTCGCACGCCCGATGGGCGTCGAGGTCGCGGCGGTGTACGGGGGCGGGTCCTATCGGGACCAGTTACGCGCCATCGCCCACGGGGCCCGCATCGTGGTGGGTACGCCGGGACGGCTCGTCGACCATCTCGAGCGGGAGCGTCTCGATCTGTCTTCCTGCCGCACGCTGGTCCTGGATGAGGCGGATGAAATGCTGGACCTCGGCTTCGCCGAGGAACTCGAACGAATTTTTTCCGCGCTGCCGGCGGACCGCCAGTCATTGTTGTTCTCCGCCACGCTCGCGCCCGAAATCCGTGCCCTGGCCACCAAGACGCTGCGGGAGCCTCAGGAAATTCGCCTGTCCCAGGGCGGCAAGTCCGCACCGGAGATTCAGCACGTGGCCTACGAGTGCTTTGCGGAGGCCAAAACCGATGCCTTGGTGAATGTCCTGCACGTGGACCAACCCGCTCTGGCGATCGTCTTCTGCCACACCAAGCTGGAGACAGAGCAGATCGCCGAACGACTTCGCGAAGAGGGATTTTCGGCTGGATTTCTCAATGGTGACCTGCCTCAGGAGGCTCGCAGTCGCACGCTCAATCAGTTTCGTCGCGGCCTGATCGACCTGCTGGTGGCCACCGATGTGGCCGCCCGCGGCATTGACGTGAAGGGCGTCTCCCACGTCTACAACCTCGGCGTCCCGCGCGACCCGGAGTCTTACATTCACCGCGTGGGTCGAACGGGCCGGGCTGGGGCCAGCGGGGAAGCCGTGACGTTCGTGCCGCCTCGCGATGCAGCGCGCTTTCGGCGCATGCTGATCAACGCAGGAGTCGAGATCAAGACGAAACCTGTTCCCCAGCCCTCCGATGTCCGAACCAAGCTGCGGGAGCGCTTCCATGAGCAATTGACGGCCCGCATTGCGACCGGTCCTGACCCCGACTATCTGGCACTCGCCTCCGAACTGTTGGGCTACATCGAACCCGCCGATCTGGTGGCGGCCCTGCTGGCCGGAAACGAAGACGCGCGTGCGACGCTGTCCGCGGGGAACGATATCGTGGTGCCGCGTCGACCAAGCCCGGTGGCGGCGGCCAGCGGACCTGCGCGTGCCAAGCCAAGTCCACGCGGTGCCAAAGGCGACCGGCCTGGCGAAGCTGCTCCGGCGCGAGGCGCGCGCGGAGGCGAGACCCCCAAGGGACAGGCTGGAACGGACCGCCCATCCAAGGGCGAAGTGAGAGCCTTCGTGCCGGATGGCGAGGAAGGCCCGAAGCGCCCGCTGCGACGGCTAAGTGAACATCACGAACCCGGCTTTACGCGCCTGTGGCTCAATCAGGGCAAGTCTCACGGTTTGACGCGCGGTGCCCTGGTCAAACTGGTGTGCGGGGTTGGCAATGTGCAGGGGGCCGCGATCGGGGCGATCGCCATCCATCCGCACTTCGCCTTCTTTGACGTTCGCGACGCGGATGCCCGTCGCGTGTCGACCCAACTGAACGGCATGAACTATCGCGGACGCGCCCTCAAAGCCAACGTGGTGGAGTGA